The nucleotide window TTAATTTATGTGAGTTAAATGATGTGATGGTGTCTTGTTTGTTGTTGTTGGGATCTGAATACATAGGACATAGTAGTTCACATGCTTTCATTAATAGGGTGATGTAAGAATTAGGggtatacaaatatatatatatatatatatatatatatatatatatatattaatggtTTGGATATTATTTCATGTTGGAGTAGGAATAATCTTATCACCATCAGAAGGTGGTTGTGATTATTGGTTTGAAAATCTACTATATGTTATTAGGTGAGAACCGATAACAAGTATAGGTTCACAAAAAATATTGGTTGCATGATTATTTTGTTCAGATTTGATAGGGATAGTTCAATGTTACTCGTTAAATTGATTACTTGTTTATAGAATACGAATAACGatgatatatgtatataaataatTTGGACTGTTAATAGAATGAACTAATAAATGCATGAATTGAGTTGGGCCGCAATTGAATAACAAGATTTTATGAATAAGGACCCACTATGTTGTATTGGTTCATGGGTTGCGTAATTGGGCTTTATGTTTCAAATGAATTCGGTGGTGCTGGGTTGCATCTTTGGGCTGTGACCGAGTCAACAGGGGGTGGAAGGTTGAATGTTATGAGTCTTGTGAGGTGTGGACTTGAAACGTGAACGAGTAATTGAACCAACCACTCGCTATGTGATTTTACGATGATAATGAATTAGTATGTCATATGAATTACTAGGGTGACTTGTATAATGTTATGTGCAATTTGTGTACGCTACAAGTACAGTGTGTGTATAGGATACGTACTCTTTACGTATATGACTGACTGTATTTGGTAACCACACTAGGATTTGGGTTGATCAATCTGGACGGGtaacttaacataccgagcaaatcaaaggtgagttcactgcacttttctaagcatgcgtcccggtggtttgggacatctggtaaacatttctgaagggaatactgggtaaactgttatctgggatgttggttattgaacacagtgtaaatcatgtaagaccccatacatctaccgtgttgctgaagaagcaacgaggtacttagttgatagcgctattaggtttggcaccctcacaccgggccgaaaggacgggcgtgaactaattacctggacctcatgaccaatgcctaattagaggcattggggttgggcattctcatcgtgtacatataagaccccttacatctattcaaggttgtttgataccttgacctcatgaccaatgcctaaatggaggcatttgggttgggcattcacatctagtcgccacatacggtaatcgagtaataacaacatcaaaacaaaacgttgaactgacttaaacatacatctggtaactaaacacgttaacaaaactttgaactcaccagcgtcgtctgacacacttgtctgcatgcttgcaggtcgttagaattcgtgatatgaacttgctatctgggagtgctggagtggtcatggatcgaggttCTTGGATTAACATATAGTTGATACATTACTTTTGAACATTtattatgaaacagttgttaaccgatttactatatgcttccgctacacaactcttTGAAATAATCTTATGATTGACATTTActattggtaattaatgacatgttttgtttaaatactatgtgtggttcaatgtgattggtggctcgaatcctggtacgtcacacatcCCGCGGggttcccgcatgtggtattttgggggtgtgacacccattacctaggattgacgatctttttgatcaactctaaggcgctaggtatttttctaagatagacctaagatccggatatcaccagctaaaagtacaagaggaagatatacctaaaactgctttcagaactaggtatggtcattacaagtttatagtcatgcccttcggattaacgaatgcacttgCAACATTCATGGAAAAAATGAAtaggatatgtaaaccatattcggataaatttataattgttttcatcgacgatatacttatttatgccAAAAGACAGGAAAAACATTTTCAACTCTTGCatacactcttaactttgttaagaaaagagaagctttttCGCCCAATTCTCGAAGTATGAATTCTGGCTGCCAGAAGTACAATttctaggtcatatggtgaatcatgaaggtattcacataGATCCTGGTAAGATAGCAGCAATTACCAAATTGAAGGTTCCGCAATCCACAATGGAAAATAGGAGTTTTGTAGGTCAGCCGGATACTATAAAcaatttattaaggatttttccaagatagctatatCCTTAACTAAACTAAATCTGTAAAACAATAAGTTTGAAAAAGGtaaattaacaaatgccccaatcctagccttaccagaaggaacagaagattttaaagtatacggtgatgcttcaaagctaggatttggatgtgtgttaatgcaacgcaaaaaggtaattgtgtatgcgtcaaggcaattgaaaaagcacgaagaaagctataccactcatgacttagaattaggagccataagtTTTGCCCTTAATAATCAGAGACATTATCTGTAtagaagtaagtttactatctatacgggtCATAaaaatttaagatatatatttgagcaaaaagaattaaacatgagacaaaggagatggatgaaaatcctaagtgactacgactgtgatattcagtatcacgaaggaaaggctgaagacgaCTAGAGATTGTCAGAAGAATTATACAGATAGTAGACGAAAGCCGTtggagtttcaagttggagacaaaatgctattgaaaatatctccttggaaaggagttgttaGAATTGGTAAGAAAAGAAAGCTAAGTTCAAGGTACTTAGGACCATTTCTAGTGATCAAacgtataggaccagttgcttattgtttacaactaccagaagacttagctggagtacatgatgtatttcatgtatccaatctcaagaaatgtttatcagacgaatccctggtagtacctcttcaagatatagcggtaaatgaaaaattgaaatttgtagagaaaccactacaaataGAAAATAGAAAGAGCAAATTTCTCAAAACACAAACGATTTGTGTTAGTTCAAGTAAAGTAGAATTCAAATATAGGACCCTAATACACTtaggaactggaatcagaaaagaagcgaaagtatcctcatttatttcagtaaatctcgaggacgagatttttcttaaggtggggaggatgtaacaactctcatcaaaagtcatatttattaaaataatttgtccaataggaaaccctaattgagatacCCAAGTGATTCTatacaaaccctaaaattttcagaacaatcggaatcagaatcagggcccctaaaactcagggggggggggtaaaccctagtgaacgattatctaaataaaacgttgtCAAATTCGAATTTTACGAAGTTGTCAACTCACCTAGGCTAGTCCCAGACGTGGCTACCCTATAGTtattaggtgtcccttacggaccgtaagggataagtcttacggtccataagcatgtccaaattttgggtataaatagcgGACTTTGGCAATCGAATTTGGGCACTGAAATGACGAACAAAGTCGAAATATACACTGAGATAAGCTCTGTTTACTTCTAAAAACACACACGGATCACTaattgctgccgcaatcagggtaataactcgatcgctataacgatacaacgtccgatcgattgtaactatctaacgattgtttgagtgctgctcaaattgagtttatactttgttatttatcgtgatttcgacttgaatgtttgagtactgtccgaactcgggctatactctgtcattcgttgtgaatccgctgaatatttaagtattgcactttgttaaatcgttgtgagggtttaatctcgtgaattgccgtaactgctgtattagttactaacccagttgtgtgcattattatttaaatcagGGTTAAccaaggctaaatcagtaggcttatacactgctcgttaaatctgcaaagtgagtcattctctttttatcaactgttttacaatactccaaattattttcaaaagttataattacagggattaagtcgtggatatcttgaatcactggctattggggtattgtgcacattactaattttctcccagttaggttgattgacctactagggataatcatcactatttgggttcattgacctaatagtggtatgaccatcgtcaccattgtgacacggtgccagataaaaataagatatgaactattgtaatcgctcttatgctgtaatttctaactaagggtcattttataaaacctgaatgaactcactcagtatttccccgatgacaaaacctttttcaaacatgtttcaggtgatctgttgtagctaagaaaagtgtcgtggagcactaccagcttagagatgtggctcaatgtaaataaataaagaaacatgttatgaaaaataaagatttcccagtgaaatcaccgtattgtaaattacagggttttaacCCTAATTTAATGTAAACgtgcagttttaatattaaaagatcttgttttaaaaagacttccgctgtcgtttaatttaataccacgggatttctgtcccgcggctcctggaacgggtcaaaccagaccgggggccgtgacagtttacatcaaattgcagacgttatccttttggccaaaagtttacaggcgttgtccttaacctttcaaaatcttgcacgttttgtcttttaggccaaacctggttagaaatctcagttaatttttgtCAAATACAATGCACATAAGGGCACAATGGTCTTTTTATCTCTCAACCCTTTCATTTATAACCCTCACCAACCCTCAATTATCTCTTCAATTCATCTGTCctcaaattagggtttggaaGAAGGGTACAATCAAGGATACGGCGATGAGGAAGAAGATATAACTCAAGAGGATGCCTGGGCTGTTATCAGTTCATATTTTATTCAGAACGCTGTGCAGATCTTACTTTTGGTTATACAAAAACGAAAACTCTTGCAAGATCTTGTGACCTATTCGATCAATCTCACTATTTACTGTTTCGCAATTTACTGAACCCTAATTAAACCCCCAAAATCACCAGTGGGGCCCACAGATCACTTAAGCAACACAACAAAACACATTTCCATGCGATAGAATATGCTATACGACTATACGTCACTACAGATATAGATACATAAGTGTAACTAACAGAGGACGGTTACCACTGGATCTAACGGTAAAGTTAACAGATTCAGTTAATTTCAATTGATTCAGCTTAAGAATTGGTAGTGTGTCAAGTGGAATTGAAGAGTGGTGTACCTGTAAGAAGGTGAGAAAAACGGAAGTTCCGAATCAAATGGATTTGGATTTTTCGAGAAAGAGAGAGGATAAGAATGGTGGACACGAATCAGAGAGAAGagggaagagtggtatttatagaGAGAGATTATGAGTGAGTTGTTTAAAATCTGATTTGAATTTAGTTGAATGATTGAAGATTAGGTTTTGTTGAAATTGCGTGTTGATTTTTAGGGATTTAGAACAAAGGCACCATGGGTATTCGATATTACCTGGACTAGACAGCACCATAGGATTTAGAACAAAGGCACTATAGGAATTTAGAACAAATTGTGTGTTAATTTGATGACAAAGAGAAGAATTGAAGAGATGAATTGAGGTTTGCGAGGATTATAAATGAAAGGGTTGAGAGATAAAAAGACCATTGtgccctcatgtgcattgcacatgacaaaaattaactgagatttctaacctgatttggtctaaaggacaaaacgtgcaagattttgaaaggttaaagacatcgcctgtaaacttttggtcaaaaggacagcgcctgcaatttgctgtaaacataaaggacaaaacttgtaatttactccagATTTAATGAACTTTGCTAGGTGATCGAGTCATTTATTGAGTCGAGTTATAGTGATATGGATGGCTATAAACTACTCTTAGTAAATACATATGTTTGTTATTAAGATTGAAAAGCAAGACTTGACCATCTGGTGACTAGCTTTCACGGGAGAATGTTGCTATATGAGTTGAGAAGAAAACTATGTCACACCTTGTTTTCTCCATCTCAATCTAAATCTTCAAAACCATAAAGATCTCGttagaatagataccctctgacTCTCAAGTTAGTATTCAATTCACCCTTAATAAGTTTGTATATGTAATCACAAGTGAATATAGTATTAGGGAAGAAAGAAAGGAGAGAGGAGAATCATTTGCCTTATTTTGAGGGAGAGACTTCTATTTATAGAGACACCTTAGTGAGCCAAGATTGTACTTATGTGAATTGGGCCATATTGGGTTATGTTGTTATTTGGATGATACCTCAACAAAGATGTTATGACTTATGATCAGGGGCGGACTCACATAGAACAGGACCGGGTCCCCGAACccaaatttttagaaaaatagtAGATTTggtatattaaattttataagaaccccataaatacaattaggtggtcaccataaaaagaaaaaggaaagctGGTGTGGTGGTAAACCCCTCTCATTGCCaacaagaggtcatgggttcaatccttgtaTAGCCTACTTTTCTGGGTTTTTTTTAAATCTAAACTTCGCTCTGACTTGACCCGAACGAGCACCGACCTGAAAATTTTAACGTTTTGTTATGAATTTTAAACACCGAAAAAATAGACCCCAGTGGAAAAAATCCTGCCTCCGCCATTGCTTATAATACATTGACAAGTCCTATAAAAGTTATGGAACACTCTAATATTATATATTGTCAAGTCCTATATAAGCTATGGAACACTTTGATACAACTACTAAAGGTGTACAAAACTGGCACGGTTTTTTTCATCATGGTCTCAAACCGGTTTGGTCCAAACCTATTCTAAACCGGTTTGGTTTATGGATCGCTTTTACGTTTGGAATCTCAAAATGTTCCCAAACCGTCGGATTTGGTTGGGGCTCAAACTTGTTTTTCTGTGTATATGGTGGAGCCTCTGAACCAGCTTTTTTCTTACAACTCTAAGGCTATCTCCAACGCAAGAGAAAAACCCAGATCCGTTTATGTCCTTGATGATGTGGATGGATGACCTGGATGAGAGAGGGatgagagagagatgagagagaggGGGAAAATCTGAAGCTAAGGACGTGACCTGTTGCAGAGGAGGAGGGTGTTGTGAGAGGAGAGATGGGACCCACTATTCTTGTGTCCGTTGCAGAGGAGAGGGAGAATGGTTGGGCAGCTTAGGTGGCATTAGGCAGGAGATAAGGATGGAGAGGAAGGATCCAATGCGTTGAGGATAATCTAATGGGGTGTATAATATGCGAAACTTAAAATCAAGTCTTGGAAAGGATTGGATTTGGGCCTGAGAGTGGGCTTCCATATGTACCCAAAAATGATTTTTATGGGCTTGAACATGAATACACAATGTCCAAGTGTACATGCAAATCATAATgataaattttcacacaaaaacTTGTATAAAGACACAGTTTCATTTAaaagatgcaaaaaaaaaaaaaaaaaaaaaaaaaaaaaaaaaaaaaacatataaattgATCAAGTAAAATTAATCTTGATCTCATTCAAGCTTCCAAGCATAGAGGAACAGGCTAAACTCATACAACTCACTTGCATCAAACCCTTCGGTTGAACCCGGGCTTGCTAACCGCGACGACCACGATATTGCCGGAGAAGCTGCCGGAAATGCGGCTGCCGGAGAGGTCAAATTGATTATAAAAAGTGCATGCCTTACACCAGGACTAAAAAGCCAGTCATGAACATCCCAAAAAACTTCAATATTTACTTTCTTGAAACTAATTGATTCATTACCTCTAAACTTCCATTGAAGATGTTTCACATCAATCATCAAATGCCCATCAATTCTTATCTCCATTTCCCAATCCACCCCATGATCAGTACTTATGTTCTTTGACTCGATCGATATCTCATGAAAGCGGCCCTTTTCATGAAACTTGACTCGTGTCGAAAACTTTTTCTTCGCAGTAACATGTTCTTTTCTTGATATTAAAACTGGATCAGTTAAAGAAGGCCTGCAGCCTGTTTTTCGATACGCATCTTTCTTCATATCTCCAAGTAGAAGGACAACTTCATCGTCACAAACAACCGCGACATAATACTCAGAACTCGGCTCGGTTTCACCATGAAACTTTGCGGATT belongs to Helianthus annuus cultivar XRQ/B chromosome 5, HanXRQr2.0-SUNRISE, whole genome shotgun sequence and includes:
- the LOC110943833 gene encoding uncharacterized protein LOC110943833 — protein: MQDLTGKPAGDKPDELTAITRSGQSVFMSVYKTKVGDQCWLITITWCKNMLLHGLSVSIDGPHVETKCKVELKPWYFWRKQGSKSFVLDGKAIDVFWDLKSAKFHGETEPSSEYYVAVVCDDEVVLLLGDMKKDAYRKTGCRPSLTDPVLISRKEHVTAKKKFSTRVKFHEKGRFHEISIESKNISTDHGVDWEMEIRIDGHLMIDVKHLQWKFRGNESISFKKVNIEVFWDVHDWLFSPGVRHALFIINLTSPAAAFPAASPAISWSSRLASPGSTEGFDASELYEFSLFLYAWKLE